One region of Deltaproteobacteria bacterium CG11_big_fil_rev_8_21_14_0_20_49_13 genomic DNA includes:
- the rsmG gene encoding 16S rRNA (guanine(527)-N(7))-methyltransferase RsmG: MELKTLEQLLIAHKEEFNIYERLLLKWNKAYNLTSITDHKEIWEKHFLDSMAPLQYLIHKRSLLDVGTGGGFPGIPLKIAHPLLSVTLLEPTEKKCLFCEAVIRELGLKTISVVHGRAEDKDVIEKLGGFEAVISRATFELGKLTELCRPYLKNERSIIVSMRGKDDKETILNSPGLKVTKVERYTLPSSDSKRSLIICGSL; encoded by the coding sequence ATATCTATGAACGACTTCTTCTAAAGTGGAACAAGGCATACAACTTAACATCTATCACCGACCATAAGGAGATATGGGAAAAGCACTTTCTAGATTCCATGGCCCCGCTTCAATATCTCATACATAAGCGCTCTCTTTTAGATGTCGGAACCGGCGGCGGCTTCCCCGGAATTCCCTTAAAGATCGCACACCCGCTTCTTTCTGTAACTTTACTTGAACCGACAGAAAAAAAGTGTCTCTTTTGCGAGGCGGTGATAAGGGAATTGGGGCTTAAAACTATAAGCGTTGTTCATGGAAGGGCTGAAGATAAAGATGTCATCGAAAAATTAGGTGGATTTGAGGCCGTCATCTCGCGCGCAACATTTGAACTTGGGAAATTGACCGAGCTTTGCAGACCCTATCTCAAAAACGAGCGCTCAATTATCGTTTCAATGAGGGGAAAAGATGATAAAGAGACCATTTTGAATTCCCCCGGCCTAAAAGTGACCAAGGTAGAAAGATACACCCTCCCCTCCTCCGACTCCAAACGTTCTCTGATTATTTGCGGTTCTCTATAA